A region from the Helicobacter kayseriensis genome encodes:
- a CDS encoding class I SAM-dependent methyltransferase: protein MQEDAIKWNEKHTQNPMPQTPSTLLELFMPKLLEKPSKKALDIACGNGRNSKFLAQNGFLCDSVDISEVALNMSKAIKGITTICADLDFFRPKPNTYDVVLNFYFLNRQLFDSIIASLKPQGIFLCETFIKEPNGENSSCIINEKILNHGELEEIFDGFHILHHQTSYITRREGQQAKIISFVAQKP, encoded by the coding sequence ATGCAAGAAGATGCAATTAAATGGAACGAAAAACACACTCAAAACCCTATGCCCCAAACACCTAGCACCCTGCTTGAACTCTTTATGCCCAAGCTCTTAGAAAAACCCTCAAAAAAAGCTCTAGATATCGCCTGTGGCAATGGCAGAAATTCAAAGTTCCTAGCACAAAATGGATTTTTATGCGATAGTGTTGATATTTCCGAAGTTGCACTCAATATGAGCAAAGCAATCAAAGGGATCACAACCATTTGCGCTGATTTGGACTTTTTCCGCCCCAAACCCAATACTTATGATGTTGTATTGAACTTCTATTTCCTCAATCGTCAATTATTTGATTCTATTATCGCATCGCTCAAACCTCAGGGAATCTTTTTGTGTGAAACCTTTATTAAAGAGCCAAATGGAGAGAACTCTTCTTGCATCATTAATGAAAAAATCCTCAATCACGGTGAGCTAGAAGAGATCTTTGATGGCTTTCATATCTTACATCATCAAACCTCCTACATTACGCGACGCGAAGGACAACAAGCTAAAATCATCTCTTTTGTGGCACAAAAACCTTGA